Proteins found in one Paenibacillus borealis genomic segment:
- a CDS encoding L-lactate dehydrogenase gives MKSKSRKVAIVGSGMVGSSCAYSMVNQAICDEIMMIDRTYDRAMAQALDLSHCMDFTGTRTKVYAGTSSDCAGMDVVILTAGANPKPGQTRLDVLDAAAVITKEIVTEIMAGGFDGIFVVAANPVDIVTYMVWKISGLPRHRIIGTGTSIDSSRLKTLLSEVFTIDPRSVNGYALGEHGESQFVAWSHVTIGGKPILQIMEQHRERFSTLDLEDIARKTKDAGWEIFTRKGSTHFGIGSALAYITRSILNDEHKIIAVSAILDGEYGQSGVCAGAPAIISSSGIQELLELNLSDAEMAKFEASCSIIRGGIDSLQLEQKL, from the coding sequence TTGAAAAGTAAATCGAGAAAAGTGGCAATCGTCGGCTCTGGTATGGTAGGTTCCAGCTGTGCCTATTCCATGGTCAATCAGGCCATATGCGATGAGATCATGATGATCGACCGCACCTACGACCGTGCCATGGCACAAGCGCTTGACCTCTCGCACTGCATGGATTTCACCGGAACACGCACCAAGGTGTACGCAGGCACCTCCAGCGATTGCGCCGGGATGGATGTTGTCATTCTGACGGCAGGCGCCAATCCCAAACCGGGGCAGACCCGGCTTGATGTGCTGGATGCCGCAGCAGTCATAACCAAGGAGATTGTTACTGAAATTATGGCCGGAGGTTTCGACGGTATTTTTGTCGTAGCCGCGAACCCCGTTGATATTGTCACCTATATGGTATGGAAGATTTCCGGCCTGCCGCGGCACCGGATCATCGGCACAGGCACCTCGATTGATTCTTCCCGCCTGAAAACGCTGCTGTCCGAGGTATTCACCATCGATCCGCGCAGCGTCAACGGTTACGCACTCGGCGAGCACGGGGAGTCCCAGTTCGTGGCCTGGTCCCATGTAACGATCGGCGGCAAGCCGATTCTGCAGATCATGGAGCAGCACCGTGAGCGTTTCAGCACCCTGGACCTTGAGGATATCGCCCGCAAGACGAAGGATGCCGGCTGGGAGATCTTCACCCGTAAAGGCTCCACGCATTTCGGAATCGGCAGTGCACTGGCCTACATCACACGCTCTATTCTGAATGATGAGCACAAAATCATCGCCGTTTCGGCGATTCTGGACGGCGAGTACGGCCAAAGCGGCGTGTGCGCAGGTGCACCTGCCATTATTAGCAGCAGCGGCATTCAGGAACTGCTGGAGCTGAACCTCAGCGATGCCGAGATGGCGAAGTTTGAAGCCTCCTGCAGCATTATCCGCGGCGGAATCGATAGTCTGCAGCTGGAGCAGAAGCTGTAA
- a CDS encoding CcdC family protein, which translates to MGNINPSLLHVGSTLGAVFMALMVIFIRLKASARPVTIRKIWIPPLGMSTGFAMFVVPEVRFPWWWAVAAFLVGWFIFAYPLMRSTRFEEREGQIYAQRSKSFAFILLGLLLIRTLLHEFINQYVSVPQSGGLFFILAFGMILHWRVFMYKHYTQMLPAEAQIPQPRG; encoded by the coding sequence ATGGGCAATATTAACCCCTCACTTCTGCATGTGGGCTCCACGCTGGGAGCCGTGTTCATGGCGCTGATGGTTATTTTCATCCGCTTGAAGGCTAGTGCCCGTCCGGTAACGATCCGCAAAATATGGATTCCGCCGCTTGGCATGTCCACCGGGTTCGCCATGTTTGTAGTACCGGAAGTCCGATTTCCCTGGTGGTGGGCTGTTGCAGCTTTCCTGGTCGGCTGGTTTATCTTTGCATATCCGCTAATGCGCAGCACCCGGTTCGAGGAACGGGAAGGACAGATTTATGCCCAGCGCTCCAAGAGCTTCGCCTTCATTCTGCTTGGACTGCTGCTGATCCGCACCCTTCTCCATGAGTTTATCAATCAATATGTATCCGTCCCGCAATCCGGCGGATTATTCTTCATTCTGGCCTTTGGCATGATTCTCCACTGGAGAGTGTTCATGTATAAGCATTACACCCAGATGCTGCCTGCAGAGGCCCAAATACCACAGCCCAGAGGGTAA
- a CDS encoding GlsB/YeaQ/YmgE family stress response membrane protein — translation MSLLWMLIVGGVIGWLAGLIMGRDIPGGIIGNIIAGILGSWLGGMLLGSWGPKISDYYVFPSLIGAVVLIFIVSLILRSVGGRSRS, via the coding sequence ATGAGTTTATTATGGATGTTGATTGTTGGTGGCGTGATTGGTTGGTTGGCAGGCCTGATTATGGGCAGAGATATTCCGGGTGGCATTATCGGCAACATTATCGCCGGTATCCTGGGTTCATGGCTCGGCGGCATGCTGCTGGGAAGCTGGGGACCAAAGATCAGTGACTACTATGTCTTCCCTTCATTGATTGGTGCCGTAGTTCTGATCTTCATCGTCAGCCTGATTCTGCGTTCGGTTGGCGGACGTAGCCGTTCTTAA
- a CDS encoding lactonase family protein, with protein MHQPNEVLFYIGTYSSEKEEAILLGALNKETGEMRVMGGTRGIENPSYLAVNAAGTVLYAVSEQDEGRVYAYAIEPGSKALRLLGSRPTGGGAPCYVSVAPQEDYIFVSNYTGGNVNVFPLNPDGSLQDMSSQVKHEGSGIRADRQDAPHPHSVIPDKTGEHVLVCDLGLDQIVFYRVEEGKLVTHREVDLPPGSGPRHLAIHPSRQWIYLVNELNNTVTVFADDEQQGNLKILQNVSSLPEHYTAGSDDTAADIHVSPCGRYLYVSNRGHDSIALFHIDNATGLLEAEDWVISGGRTPRNFAIISGMLLAANQNSGNIVSFRIDSESGRLIPTGNELEIPSPVCIVSV; from the coding sequence ATGCACCAGCCTAATGAAGTGTTGTTCTATATCGGGACTTATAGCAGTGAGAAGGAAGAAGCCATCCTGTTGGGGGCGCTGAATAAGGAAACAGGTGAAATGAGAGTTATGGGCGGCACCCGCGGAATTGAGAATCCCTCCTACCTGGCTGTAAATGCAGCGGGAACCGTATTATATGCGGTGAGTGAACAGGATGAAGGCAGGGTGTATGCCTACGCCATTGAACCCGGCAGCAAAGCTCTGCGTCTGCTGGGCAGCAGACCTACCGGAGGCGGTGCGCCATGTTATGTATCCGTGGCACCGCAAGAAGATTACATATTCGTATCCAATTATACCGGAGGGAATGTGAATGTATTCCCGCTGAACCCTGACGGCTCGCTGCAGGACATGTCTTCCCAGGTTAAGCATGAAGGTTCAGGAATCCGTGCAGACCGTCAGGATGCGCCCCATCCGCATTCCGTTATTCCGGATAAAACCGGGGAGCATGTGCTGGTCTGCGATCTTGGACTGGATCAGATCGTGTTCTACCGGGTGGAGGAGGGCAAGCTGGTCACCCACCGCGAAGTGGATTTGCCGCCGGGCTCCGGACCCCGCCATCTGGCTATACATCCTTCGCGGCAATGGATCTATCTGGTTAATGAACTGAATAATACGGTTACCGTATTTGCCGATGACGAGCAGCAGGGCAACCTGAAGATCCTGCAGAATGTCAGCTCCCTTCCTGAGCATTACACGGCCGGAAGTGATGATACGGCAGCGGATATTCACGTGTCCCCCTGCGGAAGATACCTGTATGTATCGAACCGCGGACATGACAGCATCGCCCTGTTCCATATTGATAATGCTACGGGTCTGCTGGAGGCGGAGGATTGGGTCATCTCGGGCGGCCGGACCCCGCGTAATTTCGCCATCATTAGCGGAATGCTGCTTGCGGCCAATCAGAACAGCGGCAACATCGTATCCTTCAGAATCGACAGTGAGAGCGGCCGGCTGATCCCTACCGGGAATGAACTGGAGATTCCGTCTCCGGTTTGCATAGTGTCTGTTTGA
- a CDS encoding alpha/beta hydrolase family protein: MGMDLEYAPAPQGPRLHRRILRELGRRILETYRYDTTLWRIALCGPWILCILAFTIAVMGIPTGLGSAADIILAAGAGTLVMALAGNLLAVLLSLTGLRIPHLFTGSLLSALSAVLLILYYADLELEAAAVIAGIAALASGLGGLAAGMLRTRRSLTGGLLAAVLVLTPLALAYGTGSSSPAPYPSLQTLAADGEVLPAAAADPSQPGDYTFHSFTYGSGQDLQRKEYGADAALLSASVDATEYITSWPTLRTLFWGFDPGALPLNARVWMPDGDGPYPLVLMVHGNHMMEDYSEGGYAYLGELLASRGFIAVSLDENFLNYSAWSGIPDNDFKVRTWMILKHLQQIAGFAEQSGTPFYQKVDYDRTALLGHSRGGQAVAMAADASRWFTGDPALAAVKQFNITSVIALAPTDKVIDSKQASLVDVNYLTLQGARDGDVHDFYGDRQYMRSSYSGSTSAFKSSLYIAGANHSQFNTDWGLFDQTMPTGLFLKRTDIMDGDEQRQIAKVYVSAFLETTLHGKPEYQQLFRDYRSGAQWLPDTAYYNRFQSGTYITVANYEEDRKRNTVKGGTATAEGLTWSEEAAKDRESKNKPSYGILLERSSTPQNQDEDAAADSVEASYSIKLNEALTRKLANSAAEGLAFSLANRNSDADDDEDAAAPSEAALSPDVEVELTDSNEVTARLPLDEVMEILPLPQTEFTISPWLEERISDGKFGDLSEAVFQTYELPFELFLEEEPALDPDKLTEITFYLQGEDDKIMLDDIGFYERDDQLQGLQ; encoded by the coding sequence ATGGGAATGGATTTGGAGTATGCACCCGCGCCGCAGGGACCGCGCCTGCACAGGCGCATACTCAGAGAATTGGGAAGACGCATCCTAGAAACGTACCGGTATGATACAACATTATGGAGGATTGCGCTCTGCGGTCCTTGGATTCTATGTATTCTGGCCTTTACTATAGCCGTTATGGGCATCCCTACAGGGCTTGGGAGCGCAGCGGATATTATACTCGCAGCCGGCGCCGGAACCCTTGTAATGGCGCTGGCCGGCAATCTGCTGGCCGTGCTGCTCTCATTAACCGGCCTGCGCATTCCGCATCTGTTCACGGGCTCTTTGCTCAGTGCGCTGAGCGCCGTGCTGCTCATTCTGTATTATGCCGATCTGGAGCTTGAAGCCGCAGCAGTCATCGCTGGTATCGCTGCTTTGGCCAGCGGGCTCGGAGGGCTGGCCGCCGGTATGCTGCGGACCCGGAGAAGCCTCACCGGAGGGCTTCTGGCCGCGGTTCTTGTCCTGACTCCCTTGGCACTGGCCTATGGGACGGGAAGCAGCAGCCCTGCCCCTTATCCGTCGCTTCAGACATTGGCAGCGGACGGAGAGGTTCTTCCTGCGGCAGCTGCCGATCCCAGCCAGCCGGGTGACTACACCTTCCACAGCTTCACCTATGGCAGCGGCCAGGACCTGCAACGCAAGGAGTATGGCGCGGATGCCGCGCTCCTCTCCGCTTCCGTGGATGCTACGGAGTACATTACATCATGGCCAACACTGCGCACCTTATTCTGGGGATTTGATCCCGGCGCGCTTCCTCTGAACGCCCGGGTCTGGATGCCTGACGGAGACGGGCCTTACCCGCTCGTGCTTATGGTGCATGGCAACCATATGATGGAGGATTATTCCGAGGGCGGGTACGCCTACCTCGGGGAACTGCTGGCCAGCCGGGGATTTATCGCCGTCTCGCTGGATGAGAACTTCCTGAATTATTCCGCCTGGTCCGGCATTCCGGACAATGACTTCAAGGTGCGGACCTGGATGATTCTGAAGCATCTGCAGCAGATCGCAGGCTTTGCGGAACAATCCGGCACTCCTTTTTATCAGAAGGTCGATTATGACCGCACTGCACTGCTGGGCCACAGCCGCGGCGGTCAGGCCGTAGCCATGGCCGCGGATGCTTCGCGGTGGTTCACTGGTGATCCGGCACTCGCGGCCGTGAAGCAGTTCAACATCACTTCCGTTATCGCGCTGGCTCCTACCGATAAGGTTATTGACAGCAAACAGGCCAGTCTGGTGGATGTGAACTATCTTACGCTTCAGGGTGCCCGTGACGGCGATGTGCATGACTTCTACGGGGACCGTCAGTATATGCGTTCTTCCTATAGCGGCAGCACCTCCGCTTTCAAGAGCTCGCTCTATATTGCGGGTGCCAACCACAGCCAGTTCAATACAGACTGGGGGCTGTTTGACCAGACAATGCCGACCGGACTGTTCCTGAAACGTACAGATATTATGGATGGAGATGAACAGCGGCAGATTGCCAAGGTCTATGTATCCGCGTTTCTGGAGACTACGCTGCACGGAAAGCCGGAATATCAGCAATTATTCCGTGATTACCGCAGCGGCGCGCAGTGGCTGCCGGACACCGCCTATTATAACCGGTTCCAGAGCGGAACTTACATTACGGTAGCGAACTACGAGGAAGACCGCAAGAGAAACACGGTAAAGGGCGGCACGGCCACAGCTGAAGGCCTCACCTGGAGCGAAGAAGCAGCCAAGGACCGCGAGTCCAAGAACAAACCCTCTTACGGTATTCTGCTGGAGCGCAGCAGCACCCCTCAGAATCAGGATGAGGATGCCGCTGCCGATTCGGTTGAGGCATCCTACAGTATCAAGCTTAATGAAGCACTTACCCGTAAACTTGCCAATTCCGCTGCAGAGGGCTTAGCCTTCTCCTTGGCCAACCGTAATTCCGACGCTGATGATGATGAAGATGCCGCTGCACCGTCTGAGGCTGCCCTCTCCCCCGATGTGGAGGTGGAGCTGACCGACAGCAATGAGGTCACGGCACGGCTGCCCCTGGATGAGGTAATGGAGATTCTGCCATTACCCCAGACCGAATTCACGATCAGTCCATGGCTGGAGGAACGAATCAGTGACGGCAAGTTCGGCGACCTCTCAGAGGCCGTCTTCCAGACCTATGAGCTGCCCTTTGAGCTATTCCTTGAAGAGGAGCCAGCGCTTGATCCGGACAAGCTGACGGAGATCACCTTCTACCTGCAAGGGGAAGATGACAAGATAATGCTGGATGACATCGGCTTCTACGAGCGGGATGACCAGCTGCAGGGATTGCAGTAG
- a CDS encoding sulfate ABC transporter substrate-binding protein yields the protein MKKGIKKGLIAGFTLLLTAGLTACGNNNAGNSAGAATEAPAATEAAANTAATPEATKAPAKDPVELLNVSYDPTRELYENYNKAFAAYWEQETGQKVTIKQSHGGSGKQSRAVLDGLEADVVTLALGYDIDALQETGLIGADWQSKYEHNSSPYTSTIVFLVRKGNPKGIKDWPDLLKDDVEVITPNPKTSGGARWNYLAAWGYALDQNNNDEAKAQEFVQKLFKNVPVLDTGARGSTTTFVERGIGDVLIAWENEAYLSIKELGPDKFEIVNPSESILAEPPVAVVDKIVDKRGTREVADAYLKYLYTEEGQKIAAENYYRPTLESVKEQFKDQFPEIKLFTLADKFGTWKETQEKHFNDGGIFDKIYVPGS from the coding sequence ATGAAGAAAGGGATCAAGAAGGGGCTTATCGCCGGTTTCACACTATTATTGACGGCAGGGCTTACTGCTTGCGGCAACAACAATGCAGGTAACAGTGCGGGCGCGGCAACAGAGGCCCCGGCGGCAACAGAGGCGGCTGCGAATACGGCGGCTACACCGGAGGCAACGAAAGCTCCAGCCAAAGATCCGGTCGAACTGCTGAATGTGTCCTACGACCCTACACGTGAATTATACGAGAATTATAACAAGGCATTCGCCGCTTACTGGGAACAGGAGACAGGCCAGAAGGTTACGATCAAGCAATCGCATGGCGGATCAGGCAAGCAGAGCCGGGCTGTACTCGACGGTCTGGAAGCAGACGTAGTTACGCTGGCGCTCGGATACGACATTGATGCACTGCAGGAAACAGGTCTTATCGGCGCGGACTGGCAGAGTAAATATGAGCATAACAGCTCCCCTTATACTTCTACCATCGTATTCCTTGTACGCAAAGGCAACCCGAAAGGCATCAAGGACTGGCCGGATCTGCTGAAGGACGATGTAGAAGTGATTACCCCGAACCCTAAGACTTCCGGCGGTGCACGCTGGAACTACCTGGCAGCCTGGGGATATGCGCTTGACCAGAATAATAACGATGAAGCCAAAGCTCAGGAGTTCGTACAAAAGCTGTTTAAGAATGTACCCGTACTGGACACCGGGGCGCGCGGCTCCACAACTACCTTCGTTGAACGCGGAATCGGTGACGTGCTGATCGCCTGGGAGAATGAAGCCTACCTGTCGATCAAGGAGCTGGGTCCGGATAAATTCGAGATTGTAAATCCTTCGGAGAGCATTCTGGCCGAGCCGCCGGTAGCCGTGGTGGATAAGATTGTCGACAAGAGAGGCACCCGTGAGGTGGCAGATGCTTATCTGAAATATCTGTACACCGAAGAAGGCCAGAAAATCGCCGCCGAGAACTATTACCGCCCGACTCTGGAGAGTGTGAAGGAACAGTTCAAGGATCAATTCCCTGAGATCAAGCTGTTCACACTGGCGGACAAATTCGGAACCTGGAAGGAAACCCAGGAGAAGCACTTTAATGATGGCGGAATCTTCGACAAAATCTACGTACCGGGCAGCTGA
- the cysT gene encoding sulfate ABC transporter permease subunit CysT yields the protein MNVTTNAAAAAVSRRRLLPGFGITMGFSVLYLSLVVLLPLSALLFNSTGLSWAKFWDVATDARVLASYRVSLSTAAAAALIDAVLGLLLAWVLVRYEFPGKRLFDALIDLPFALPTAVAGVSLTALYSQNGWIGSLLEPLGLRVAFTPLGITLALMFIGIPFVVRTVQPVLEDLDRDMEEASATLGAGRWRTFVRIVMPELFPPLLTGFALAFARGIGEYGSVVFISGNMPMRTEIAPLLIMSKLEQFDYAGATAVALLLLLISFLMLLVINSLQHWARKSSR from the coding sequence ATGAATGTCACCACTAATGCTGCTGCGGCAGCTGTGTCACGGCGCAGGCTTCTGCCGGGGTTCGGGATTACGATGGGGTTCAGCGTATTGTATCTGAGTCTGGTCGTTCTGCTGCCGCTGTCAGCGCTGCTCTTCAATTCGACGGGACTGAGCTGGGCTAAATTCTGGGACGTAGCGACAGATGCCCGTGTTCTGGCCTCCTACCGGGTCAGTCTGAGTACAGCTGCTGCAGCCGCCCTGATCGATGCAGTGCTGGGGCTGCTGCTGGCCTGGGTGCTGGTGCGCTATGAATTTCCGGGCAAAAGACTATTCGACGCCCTGATCGATCTGCCGTTCGCGCTCCCTACAGCTGTGGCGGGTGTGTCACTGACCGCACTCTATTCCCAGAACGGCTGGATCGGCTCCCTGCTGGAGCCGCTGGGTCTCAGGGTAGCCTTCACGCCGCTTGGCATTACGCTGGCGCTGATGTTTATCGGCATTCCCTTTGTGGTCCGCACGGTTCAGCCTGTGCTGGAGGATCTGGACAGGGACATGGAAGAGGCATCGGCCACGCTGGGAGCGGGACGCTGGCGGACCTTCGTGCGGATCGTTATGCCGGAGCTGTTCCCGCCGCTGCTGACAGGCTTTGCACTGGCTTTTGCCCGGGGCATTGGCGAATACGGCTCCGTTGTATTTATCTCCGGCAACATGCCGATGCGCACGGAGATTGCTCCGCTGCTCATCATGTCCAAGCTGGAGCAGTTCGATTACGCCGGGGCGACGGCGGTGGCACTGCTGCTGCTGCTGATCTCCTTCCTGATGCTGCTGGTAATCAACAGCCTCCAGCACTGGGCGCGGAAGAGTTCGCGTTAG
- the cysW gene encoding sulfate ABC transporter permease subunit CysW encodes MAGTVPLHVPAPRKSVSSPRTTESKAVKWVLISLAGLVLLWLIALPLIIVLVESLKRGLDVYWAALTDPDAASALKLTLLVAAITVPLNTIFGVTAAWAVTKFRFRGKGFLITLIDLPFAVSPVIGGLIFILVFGSHGWFGPWLSNHDIKIVFALPGIVLATLFITFPFVARELIPLMDEQGTQEEEAAITLGAHGWQIFWRVTLPNIKWGLLYGIILCNARAMGEFGAVSVVSGHIRGETNTLPLHVEILYNEYQFSASFAVASLLLLLALVTMIVKSLLLRKNAH; translated from the coding sequence ATGGCCGGTACGGTCCCCTTACATGTCCCCGCGCCGCGAAAAAGCGTGTCGTCCCCCCGGACGACAGAATCCAAAGCGGTGAAATGGGTGCTCATTTCCCTTGCCGGACTTGTATTGCTCTGGCTGATTGCTCTGCCGCTGATTATTGTGCTGGTGGAGTCACTGAAGCGGGGGCTGGATGTCTACTGGGCCGCGCTGACCGATCCGGATGCGGCCTCGGCGCTGAAGCTGACCTTGCTGGTCGCTGCGATTACCGTCCCGCTGAATACGATCTTCGGCGTAACGGCGGCGTGGGCAGTGACCAAGTTCCGTTTTCGCGGCAAGGGCTTTCTGATTACACTGATCGATCTGCCTTTTGCCGTATCACCGGTGATTGGCGGGTTGATCTTTATTCTGGTATTCGGCTCGCATGGCTGGTTCGGTCCTTGGCTAAGCAACCATGATATTAAGATTGTCTTCGCCTTGCCGGGTATTGTGCTGGCTACGCTGTTTATCACGTTCCCGTTTGTGGCGCGCGAGCTGATTCCACTGATGGATGAGCAGGGCACACAGGAGGAGGAAGCGGCCATTACGCTGGGTGCGCACGGCTGGCAGATCTTCTGGCGGGTGACGCTGCCCAATATCAAATGGGGCCTGCTGTACGGCATCATTCTCTGTAATGCACGCGCTATGGGTGAATTCGGTGCGGTGTCCGTGGTATCCGGGCATATCCGCGGAGAGACGAATACCTTGCCGCTGCATGTCGAAATTCTGTATAACGAATATCAGTTTTCGGCATCCTTCGCCGTCGCCTCCCTGTTGCTGCTGCTGGCCCTGGTGACCATGATCGTCAAGAGTCTGCTTTTACGTAAAAATGCTCATTGA
- a CDS encoding YezD family protein, with protein sequence MAKPLKVDEVWLARITELLDDMEFGSLHIVVHEGQIVQMERTERKRFENSTANARYSGETGSRRTDSRSAGRG encoded by the coding sequence ATGGCTAAACCACTGAAAGTGGATGAGGTATGGCTTGCGCGGATAACGGAACTTCTCGACGATATGGAGTTCGGCTCATTGCATATTGTGGTGCATGAAGGTCAAATCGTACAGATGGAGCGCACAGAGCGCAAACGTTTCGAGAACAGCACAGCAAATGCACGTTATAGTGGAGAAACCGGAAGCCGGCGGACCGATTCCCGTTCTGCGGGACGAGGATAG
- a CDS encoding GNAT family N-acetyltransferase, whose protein sequence is MDKTLQPDIRHELPSVEQYLALRLESGLSPMSVEGAGIGLPRSVFAVTLYEGDLLIGMGRVIGDGGCFFQVTDIAVKPAFQGRGLGKIIMREIRRFLETVPDKAYISLIADGEASRLYAQYGFAPVMPDSQGMFLRRS, encoded by the coding sequence ATGGACAAGACATTGCAGCCGGATATCCGGCATGAACTGCCCTCAGTGGAGCAATACCTGGCCCTGCGGCTGGAATCCGGGCTTAGTCCCATGAGTGTGGAGGGAGCCGGAATCGGGCTGCCCCGATCAGTGTTTGCTGTAACCTTGTATGAAGGGGACTTGCTGATTGGAATGGGACGGGTAATCGGGGACGGCGGTTGTTTTTTTCAGGTGACGGATATTGCCGTGAAGCCTGCCTTTCAGGGGCGGGGTCTGGGAAAAATCATTATGCGGGAAATCCGCAGGTTTCTGGAAACTGTGCCGGATAAGGCGTACATTAGTCTCATCGCTGACGGGGAAGCCTCCAGGCTGTATGCGCAATATGGGTTTGCACCTGTAATGCCGGATTCACAGGGAATGTTCCTGCGGCGTTCATGA
- a CDS encoding NAD(P)-dependent oxidoreductase, which produces MDIVVFGASGKIGSAIVEEALKRKHEVTAAVRKPEAFSIQHDRLKAVAADLLDPASVADAVRGHEEVISAFGPAPGHENDLLQVADSLLTGMRAAGLQRLIVIGGAGSLKTESGEWLMDTADFPEDYRPLATAHANAYEIYRGSELDYTYLSPPAAIIAGRRTGQFRIGLDRLIVDENGRSSISIQDFAVAVIDELEEGNFSKARFTVGY; this is translated from the coding sequence ATGGATATCGTAGTATTTGGTGCATCGGGTAAGATCGGGAGTGCAATTGTAGAAGAAGCATTAAAAAGAAAACATGAGGTTACCGCTGCCGTCCGCAAGCCGGAGGCCTTCAGTATTCAGCATGACCGGCTTAAGGCTGTTGCAGCTGATCTGCTGGACCCGGCTTCGGTTGCGGACGCCGTGCGCGGACATGAAGAGGTCATCAGTGCATTCGGGCCTGCGCCAGGGCATGAGAATGATCTGCTGCAAGTGGCGGATTCTCTGCTGACAGGCATGCGGGCCGCCGGGCTCCAGCGTCTAATCGTTATTGGCGGCGCAGGCAGCCTGAAGACAGAATCCGGAGAGTGGCTGATGGACACAGCTGACTTCCCTGAGGACTACCGTCCACTTGCAACGGCTCACGCTAATGCCTATGAAATTTACAGAGGTTCAGAGCTGGATTACACGTATCTGAGCCCGCCTGCCGCTATTATCGCCGGACGCCGGACTGGACAGTTCCGGATTGGTCTGGACCGGCTAATTGTAGACGAGAACGGGCGGAGCAGCATCAGTATCCAGGATTTCGCGGTAGCCGTTATCGATGAGCTGGAGGAAGGCAATTTCAGCAAGGCCCGGTTTACTGTGGGGTATTAA